One segment of Andreesenia angusta DNA contains the following:
- a CDS encoding YerC/YecD family TrpR-related protein, producing MEKHISRLQCKETDELFEAILSIDNVEECYRFFEDVCTIKEIKSITQRFQVAKLLRLEKTYNEIEEATGASTATISRVNRVLNYGEDGYGIALDRLGYEKKKK from the coding sequence TTGGAAAAACATATTTCAAGACTACAGTGCAAGGAGACGGACGAACTGTTTGAGGCCATACTGAGCATAGACAACGTGGAAGAGTGTTATAGGTTTTTTGAAGATGTATGCACTATAAAAGAGATAAAGTCCATAACACAGAGGTTTCAAGTGGCCAAGCTTTTGCGGCTTGAAAAGACCTACAATGAAATAGAGGAAGCTACGGGAGCGAGCACTGCCACTATAAGCAGAGTCAACAGAGTGCTCAACTACGGTGAAGACGGATATGGAATAGCGCTTGACAGGCTAGGATATG